Proteins from a single region of Corvus hawaiiensis isolate bCorHaw1 chromosome 6, bCorHaw1.pri.cur, whole genome shotgun sequence:
- the DUSP8 gene encoding dual specificity protein phosphatase 8 isoform X2, translated as MPVDVMIAPSEDQFWTDMREGQMKLKIRVRRMKESRDKRGGFATFSSCFPGLCEGKPAAILPMSISQPCLPVANVGPTRILPHLYLGSQKDVLNKDLMTQNGISYVLNASNSCPKPDFICDSHFMRIPVNDNYCEKLLPWLDKSIEFIDKAKVSSCQVIVHCLAGISRSATIAIAYIMKTMGMSSDDAYRFVKDRRPSISPNFNFLGQLLEYERSLKLLKALKSKGDRGEGDTQQDPAEVAEGSRHPLTPTSEKAEDVPRSTGSVSPTSDPERQGGTPKVLSPTTLQQGLNGLHLSSERIQDTNRLKRSFSLDIKSAYSPGLRQDPPGPPGPGEAPKLCKLDSPSGSGSLSPFSPGADSPDRPAGPELLLEAKVRQRRKHRHPAGSPAHGLSLNVGGTCGTRKSPGAEDGLPPRLSQPPTAPGATTATAAWSGVHLESPSTPSGEAGWYFGKDSGSSSGGGGSGGGLFPSAGPYPPPFGCGAVAAGCEIRLRDKARAEPRDGRHSWHEEAGAEKQFKRRSCQMEFEETMSEGRAREELGKISKQSSFSGSMEIIEVS; from the exons ATGCCCGTGGATGTAATGATTGCTCCCTCCGAGGACCAGTTCTGGACAGACATGCGCGAGGGGCAGATGAAGCTGAAAATAAGGGTGCGGAGGATGAAGGAGAGCAGGGACAAGAGAG GAGGCTTTGCCACCTTCTCATCCTGCTTCCCAGGGCTCTGTGAGGGGAAGCCAGCTGCCATCCTGCCAATGAGCATCTCCCAGCCGTGCTTGCCTGTGGCCAACGTCGGCCCCACACGCATCCTGCCACATCTCTACCTGGGCTCCCAGAAGGATGTCCTGAACAAG GACTTGATGACACAGAATGGGATAAGCTATGTCCTAAATGCCAGCAACTCCTGTCCCAAGCCAGACTTCATCTGTGATAGTCACTTCATGCGCATTCCTGTCAATGACAACTACTGTGAgaagctgcttccctggctggACAAGTCCATTGAATTCATCG ACAAAGCTAAGGTGTCCAGCTGCCAGGTGATCGTGCACTGCTTGGCTGGGATCTCCCGGTCAGCCACCATTGCCATCGCCTACATCATGAAGACCATGGGTATGTCGTCAGACGATGCTTACAG GTTCGTTAAGGACCGTCGCCCATCCATCTCGCCCAACTTCAACTTCCTGGGCCAGCTCCTGGAGTACGAGAGGAGCCTGAAGCTCCTCAAGGCCCTGAAGTCAAAGGGTGACCGGGGCGAGGGGGATACGCAGCAGGACCCAGCAGAGGTGGCTGAGGGCAGCCGGCATCCCCTAACACCTACCTCAGAGAAGGCCGAGGATGTGCCGAGGAGCACCGGCTCGGTGTCCCCCACCAGTGACCCCGAGCGGCAGGGCGGGACCCCGAAGGTCCTGTCTCCCACCACCCTGCAGCAGGGCCTCAATGGCTTGCACCTCTCCTCCGAGCGCATCCAGGACACCAACCGCCTGAAACGCTCCTTCTCCCTGGACATCAAGTCTGCCTACTCCCCCGGCCTGCGGCAGGACCCCCCTGGGCCCCCTGGACCCGGGGAAGCCCCCAAACTCTGCAAGCTGGACAGCCCCTCGGGCTCGGGCAGCCTCAGCCCCTTCTCCCCGGGGGCGGACAGCCCCGACCGGCCCGCGGGGCCCGAGCTCCTGCTGGAGGCCAAGGTGAGGCAGCGGCGGAAGCACCGGCACCCGGCGGGCTCGCCGGCCCACGGGCTCAGCCTCAACGTTGGCGGGACCTGCGGCACACGTAAGAGCCCCGGCGCCGAGGACGGGCTGCCCCCGCGGCTCAGCCAGCCGCCCACGGCGCCCGGCGCCACCACCGCCACCGCTGCCTGGAGCGGGGTGCACCTGGAGTCCCCCAGCACTCCGTCGGGTGAGGCTGGCTGGTACTTCGGCAAGGActccggcagcagcagcggcggcggcggcagcggcgggggcCTGTTTCCCAGCGCCGGCCCGTACCCGCCGCCGTTCGGCTGCGGCGCGGTGGCGGCTGGATGCGAGATCAGACTGAGGGACAAGGCGCGGGCCGAGCCGCGGGACGGGCGGCACAGCTGGCATGAGGAGGCCGGCGCCGAGAAGCAGTTCAAGCGGAGGAGCTGCCAGATGGAATTCGAGGAGACCATGTCCGAGGGCAGGGCTCGGGAAGAGCTGGGCAAAATCAGCAAACAGTCCAGCTTTTCGGGCAGCATGGAGATCATCGAGGTGTCCTGA